Proteins encoded by one window of Arabidopsis thaliana chromosome 2, partial sequence:
- a CDS encoding Molecular chaperone Hsp40/DnaJ family protein (Molecular chaperone Hsp40/DnaJ family protein; LOCATED IN: endomembrane system; CONTAINS InterPro DOMAIN/s: Molecular chaperone, heat shock protein, Hsp40, DnaJ (InterPro:IPR015609); BEST Arabidopsis thaliana protein match is: low-molecular-weight cysteine-rich 51 (TAIR:AT2G41997.1); Has 35333 Blast hits to 34131 proteins in 2444 species: Archae - 798; Bacteria - 22429; Metazoa - 974; Fungi - 991; Plants - 531; Viruses - 0; Other Eukaryotes - 9610 (source: NCBI BLink).), translating into MAITMKTLIAYVFTVLLIISSVHCRMTTTTSPGFGIKQQDRQCFEHAPYLCRGGEGDCRMYCRDLDFSFGTCFSGVCCCQI; encoded by the exons ATGGCAATCACCATGAAAACTTTAATTGCATATGTTTTCACTGTCCTCCTCATCATCTCTTCTGTTCATTGTCGtatgacaacaacaactagTCCAG GTTTTGGAATAAAGCAGCAGGATAGACAATGCTTCGAGCATGCACCATATTTATGTCGTGGCGGAGAAGGCGACTGCCGTATGTATTGTAGAgatcttgatttttcttttggcacATGTTTTTCTGGTGTATGCTGTTGTCAAATTTAA
- a CDS encoding Chaperone DnaJ-domain superfamily protein (Chaperone DnaJ-domain superfamily protein; FUNCTIONS IN: heat shock protein binding; INVOLVED IN: protein folding; EXPRESSED IN: 15 plant structures; EXPRESSED DURING: 7 growth stages; CONTAINS InterPro DOMAIN/s: Molecular chaperone, heat shock protein, Hsp40, DnaJ (InterPro:IPR015609), Heat shock protein DnaJ, N-terminal (InterPro:IPR001623), Heat shock protein DnaJ, conserved site (InterPro:IPR018253); BEST Arabidopsis thaliana protein match is: DNAJ heat shock family protein (TAIR:AT3G08910.1); Has 30201 Blast hits to 17322 proteins in 780 species: Archae - 12; Bacteria - 1396; Metazoa - 17338; Fungi - 3422; Plants - 5037; Viruses - 0; Other Eukaryotes - 2996 (source: NCBI BLink).) → MVDHYQVLGVTRNATKKEVKDAFRRLAIKYHPDKHAQSPEHVRHNATVRFKLVSEAYEVLNDDLKRASYNAGSDSDCFRRTSGSYSNPYGNRGGRAQGSGYGYGYGYSTRNRQASSFSSGFDSTFRYLTTRAFLLNLALAGGLYFAFTAIDTSGETLWKMRNSGVSIIFSINDRVKLLAVLIILHSCLFLSCDIHTLVFLTGVFFLLMDAF, encoded by the exons ATGGTGGATCATTACCAAGTTCTAGGCGTTACGAGAAACGCGACGAAGAAGGAGGTTAAAGATGCGTTTAGGAGATTGGCGATTAAGTATCATCCGGATAAGCACGCTCAGTCTCCGGAGCATGTTCGTCATAACGCCACCGTGCGGTTTAAGCTTGTATCGGAGGCGTACGAAGTTTTGAATGATGATCTGAAACGCGCGTCTTATAACGCTGGTAGCGATTCTGATTGCTTTCGCCGTACGAGCGGTTCGTATAGTAATCCGTATGGAAATCGTGGTGGCAGAGCGCAAGGTTCTGGTTACGGTTATGGTTATGGTTACTCTACGAGGAATCGTCAGGCCTCTAGCTTCAGCAGCGGGTTTGATTCGACGTTTCGTTATTTGACTACGCGAGCGTTTCTATTGAATCTCGCATTAGCTGG TGGTCTGTACTTTGCGTTTACTGCGATTGATACAAGCGGAGAAACACTATGGAAAATGCGTAACTCAGGGGTGAGTATCATATTTTCCATCAATGATCGTGTTAAGCTATTGGCTGTGTTGATAATCTTGCATTCTTGCCTTTTTTTATCCTGTGATATACATACATTGGTGTTTTTAACTGGGGTTTTTTTCCTGTTGATGGATGCATTTTAG
- the LCR51 gene encoding low-molecular-weight cysteine-rich 51 (low-molecular-weight cysteine-rich 51 (LCR51); LOCATED IN: endomembrane system; CONTAINS InterPro DOMAIN/s: Molecular chaperone, heat shock protein, Hsp40, DnaJ (InterPro:IPR015609); BEST Arabidopsis thaliana protein match is: Molecular chaperone Hsp40/DnaJ family protein (TAIR:AT2G40995.1); Has 48 Blast hits to 48 proteins in 2 species: Archae - 0; Bacteria - 0; Metazoa - 0; Fungi - 0; Plants - 48; Viruses - 0; Other Eukaryotes - 0 (source: NCBI BLink).), translating into MTSLIAFLFTVLVIVSSVHCRMTTASTPGYGIKQEDRLCIQGQEGTKLCSSGTSRDCLNFCLIRGYAGGSCYAYTLDQCCCRIPPPKLK; encoded by the exons ATGACAAGTTTAATTGCATTTCTTTTCACTGTCCTTGTCATCGTATCTTCTGTTCATTGTCGTATGACAACTGCTAGTACTCCAg GTTATGGGATAAAGCAGGAGGATCGTCTATGCATCCAAGGACAAGAAGGAACAAAGTTATGTAGTTCTGGAACAAGTCGCGACTGCCttaacttttgtttaattCGTGGTTATGCTGGTGGCTCGTGTTATGCTTATACTCTTGATCAATGTTGTTGTCGTATTCCTCctccaaaactaaaataa
- the CAMBP25 gene encoding calmodulin (CAM)-binding protein of 25 kDa (calmodulin (CAM)-binding protein of 25 kDa (CAMBP25); CONTAINS InterPro DOMAIN/s: VQ (InterPro:IPR008889); BEST Arabidopsis thaliana protein match is: VQ motif-containing protein (TAIR:AT3G56880.1); Has 142 Blast hits to 142 proteins in 12 species: Archae - 0; Bacteria - 0; Metazoa - 0; Fungi - 0; Plants - 142; Viruses - 0; Other Eukaryotes - 0 (source: NCBI BLink).), translating to MVTSEGLASVDSWLYRQGFNVDSWLLSDTFSHDNDLLARALHTTVTAPHTLTPSSAFFDSSAVSHPSSTNTLSSTVSGASDPEIIGGGAKRKRNCLLTDGKAAKRRARASKKSQTTFITADPSNFRQMVQQVTGAKYIDDSSSFGIFDPIVKPEPLRFVNKLPCGPSDRSTAVPMLDTSAFLSNHHQENLAVGNAFSGNSSSVGLPSGKPSATADPGGSAVEFDNYPTFPTLESWKVM from the coding sequence ATGGTGACTTCGGAGGGATTAGCAAGCGTTGATTCTTGGTTATATCGCCAAGGTTTCAACGTTGATTCATGGTTGCTTTCTGATACCTTCTCTCACGACAACGATTTGCTCGCAAGAGCTCTCCATACCACCGTCACAGCCCCTCATACTCTCACTCcttcctctgctttcttcGATTCCTCCGCTGTTTCTCACCCTTCTTCCACTAACACACTCTCCTCTACCGTCTCCGGTGCTTCTGATCCAGAAATCATCGGCGGAGGAGCTAAACGGAAACGTAACTGCCTTCTTACCGACGGTAAAGCCGCCAAGCGCCGCGCTCGTGCTTCCAAGAAATCTCAGACTACTTTCATAACGGCGGATCCGTCCAACTTTCGTCAGATGGTTCAGCAAGTGACTGGCGCCAAGTACATCGATGACTCTTCTTCCTTTGGTATTTTCGATCCGATTGTCAAGCCGGAGCCGCTTAGGTTCGTTAACAAACTGCCTTGTGGTCCTTCGGATCGATCCACGGCGGTTCCAATGCTCGACACATCAGCATTTTTGTCTAATCATCACCAGGAGAATCTCGCAGTGGGAAATGCTTTCTCCGGTAACAGCAGCAGTGTAGGATTACCGTCGGGGAAGCCAAGTGCAACGGCCGACCCCGGTGGTTCTGCCGTGGAGTTTGATAATTACCCAACATTTCCAACGCTTGAATCGTGGAAGGTTATGTGA
- a CDS encoding Molecular chaperone Hsp40/DnaJ family protein: protein MKMAITMKTLIAYVFTVLLIISSVHCRMTTTTSPGFGIKQQDRQCFEHAPYLCRGGEGDCRMYCRDLDFSFGTCFSGVCCCQI from the exons ATGAAAATGGCAATCACCATGAAAACTTTAATTGCATATGTTTTCACTGTCCTCCTCATCATCTCTTCTGTTCATTGTCGtatgacaacaacaactagTCCAG GTTTTGGAATAAAGCAGCAGGATAGACAATGCTTCGAGCATGCACCATATTTATGTCGTGGCGGAGAAGGCGACTGCCGTATGTATTGTAGAgatcttgatttttcttttggcacATGTTTTTCTGGTGTATGCTGTTGTCAAATTTAA
- a CDS encoding DHHC-type zinc finger family protein (DHHC-type zinc finger family protein; FUNCTIONS IN: zinc ion binding; LOCATED IN: cellular_component unknown; EXPRESSED IN: 6 plant structures; EXPRESSED DURING: L mature pollen stage, M germinated pollen stage, 4 anthesis, petal differentiation and expansion stage; CONTAINS InterPro DOMAIN/s: Zinc finger, DHHC-type (InterPro:IPR001594); BEST Arabidopsis thaliana protein match is: DHHC-type zinc finger family protein (TAIR:AT3G56920.1); Has 5135 Blast hits to 5125 proteins in 246 species: Archae - 0; Bacteria - 0; Metazoa - 2229; Fungi - 738; Plants - 856; Viruses - 0; Other Eukaryotes - 1312 (source: NCBI BLink).) codes for MGRKKSCHVHNAPSDDDIMFSQDHKPKRIYQLWPGNNRFYCGGRLVFGPDASSLLLTTAMIGGPALTFCIRMVFLIGKRYPLFHSLILLGALLLTVLDFTFLFLTSSRDPGIIPRNKEAPEAEGLDMITQSSEWVNNKLGNTKIPRTKDILVNGYTVKVKFCDTCLLYRPPRASHCSICNNCVQRFDHHCPWVGQCIALRNYPYFICFISTSTLLCLYVFVFSWVSMLEVHGKMLLMVITNDLVFVVLILYCFVVVWFVGGLTVFHLYLICTNQTTYENFRYRYDKKENPYGKGLFKNLYELFFARIPPPMINFRDWAPEEPDEEVGSIASELDRTFGPRGDKYDMEMEIGGCKNSKVGLQLHTLEYDNNNSSEETVKKKGVSEETAAFYIPGIQEPANITRNSSIDVRSR; via the exons ATGGGGAGGAAGAAAAGCTGTCATGTCCATAATGCTCCTTCCGATGACGATATAATGTTTTCTCAAGATCATAAACCCAAGAGAATCTACCAACTCTGGCCCGGCAACAAT AGATTTTATTGTGGAGGGAGACTAGTCTTTGGTCCAGATGCATCGTCTCTCCTTCTGACAACAGCTATGATTGGAGGTCCTGCTCTCACTTTCTGCATACGAATGGTTTTTTTGATCGGAAAACGCTATCCTTTGTTCCACTCTCTTATATTGTTGGGTGCACTTTTGCTCACTGTCCtg GATTTTACATTTCTCTTCTTAACATCATCGAGAGACCCCGGGATTATCCctagaaacaaagaagcacCTGAAGCAGAAGGGCTTGATATGATCACTCAATCCTCAGAGTGGGTAAACAACAAACTCGGTAATACAAAGATACCTCGAACGAAGGATATATTGGTGAATGGCTACACTGTCAAAGTTAAATTTTGTGATACATGTTTGCTTTACCGTCCTCCTCGCGCCTCTCACTGTTCAATCTGTAACAACTGTGTTCAAAGGTTTGATCATCATTGTCCATGGGTTGGCCAATGCATAGCCTTA CGAAACTATCCATACTTCATCTGTTTCATATCAACTTCAACACTCCTCTGCTTGTACGTCTTTGTCTTCTCATGGGTCAGTATGCTTGAGGTACACGGCAAGATGTTGTTAATGGTCATCACAAACGACTTAGTATTTGTTGTTCTCATCCTCTACTGCTTCGTCGTTGTCTGGTTTGTCGGCGGGCTCACTGTTTTCCATCTCTACCTCATCTGCACCAATCAG ACAACTTATGAGAATTTCCGGTATCGGTAtgacaagaaagaaaacccTTATGGAAAGGGTCTCTTCAAGAACCTATATGAGTTGTTCTTTGCCAGAATTCCACCTCCCATGATCAACTTCAGAGACTGGGCTCCAGAGGAACCTGACGAGGAGGTTGGATCCATTGCATCTGAGCTAGACCGAACTTTTGGACCCCGAGGAGATAAATATGATATGGAAATGGAAATTGGCGGTTGCAAAAACAGTAAGGTCGGTTTACAACTCCATACACTGGAGtatgacaacaacaacagcagcgAAGAAACTGTCAAGAAGAAAGGTGTAAGCGAAGAAACCGCCGCGTTTTACATCCCGGGGATTCAAGAACCCGCGAATATAACAAGAAACTCGAGCATTGATGTGAGATCGAGGTAG
- a CDS encoding Chaperone DnaJ-domain superfamily protein (Chaperone DnaJ-domain superfamily protein; FUNCTIONS IN: heat shock protein binding; INVOLVED IN: protein folding; EXPRESSED IN: 15 plant structures; EXPRESSED DURING: 7 growth stages; CONTAINS InterPro DOMAIN/s: Molecular chaperone, heat shock protein, Hsp40, DnaJ (InterPro:IPR015609), Heat shock protein DnaJ, N-terminal (InterPro:IPR001623), Heat shock protein DnaJ, conserved site (InterPro:IPR018253); BEST Arabidopsis thaliana protein match is: DNAJ heat shock family protein (TAIR:AT3G08910.1); Has 23632 Blast hits to 23626 proteins in 3271 species: Archae - 169; Bacteria - 9664; Metazoa - 3923; Fungi - 2297; Plants - 2373; Viruses - 11; Other Eukaryotes - 5195 (source: NCBI BLink).) encodes MVDHYQVLGVTRNATKKEVKDAFRRLAIKYHPDKHAQSPEHVRHNATVRFKLVSEAYEVLNDDLKRASYNAGSDSDCFRRTSGSYSNPYGNRGGRAQGSGYGYGYGYSTRNRQASSFSSGFDSTFRYLTTRAFLLNLALAGGLYFAFTAIDTSGETLWKMRNSGKSFEEAMESIEKSKSHKDEG; translated from the exons ATGGTGGATCATTACCAAGTTCTAGGCGTTACGAGAAACGCGACGAAGAAGGAGGTTAAAGATGCGTTTAGGAGATTGGCGATTAAGTATCATCCGGATAAGCACGCTCAGTCTCCGGAGCATGTTCGTCATAACGCCACCGTGCGGTTTAAGCTTGTATCGGAGGCGTACGAAGTTTTGAATGATGATCTGAAACGCGCGTCTTATAACGCTGGTAGCGATTCTGATTGCTTTCGCCGTACGAGCGGTTCGTATAGTAATCCGTATGGAAATCGTGGTGGCAGAGCGCAAGGTTCTGGTTACGGTTATGGTTATGGTTACTCTACGAGGAATCGTCAGGCCTCTAGCTTCAGCAGCGGGTTTGATTCGACGTTTCGTTATTTGACTACGCGAGCGTTTCTATTGAATCTCGCATTAGCTGG TGGTCTGTACTTTGCGTTTACTGCGATTGATACAAGCGGAGAAACACTATGGAAAATGCGTAACTCAGGG AAATCATTCGAAGAAGCAATGGAATCAATCGAGAAATCAAAGTCACATAAAGATGAAGggtga